In Corynebacterium ulcerans, one genomic interval encodes:
- a CDS encoding DUF2631 domain-containing protein, with protein sequence MAGSHEIAPEIHHGVSTLDEPSAAWGWHSIGMRAIQISGWISVIFLLGYNFGNHQGHVETIFLFTFAIVIAAGLIYLLVKPQGTQVRTLTAHNQPLGYKEKDWTYEQATCTGEYAKLSDSQLRALNIEPERVRHLRSIPEA encoded by the coding sequence GTGGCTGGTTCCCACGAAATCGCCCCTGAGATTCATCATGGCGTGTCCACTTTGGACGAGCCTTCTGCTGCTTGGGGTTGGCACAGCATTGGAATGCGAGCAATCCAGATTTCGGGTTGGATTTCAGTAATCTTCCTCCTCGGCTACAACTTTGGTAATCACCAGGGACACGTAGAAACCATCTTCTTGTTTACATTCGCAATTGTGATTGCGGCCGGCCTGATCTACTTACTGGTTAAGCCTCAAGGCACGCAGGTGCGCACCCTTACCGCGCACAACCAGCCACTCGGCTACAAAGAGAAGGACTGGACCTACGAGCAGGCAACCTGCACCGGCGAGTACGCAAAACTCAGCGACTCCCAGCTACGCGCTCTCAACATCGAGCCTGAGCGTGTTCGTCACCTGCGCTCCATCCCAGAAGCTTAA
- the rlmN gene encoding 23S rRNA (adenine(2503)-C(2))-methyltransferase RlmN, with the protein MPPKHFADYSVEERISALNELGLPKFRANQIARHYYGRLEADPRTMTDLPAAARVKVQEKLFPTLMTPVRAIETDAGETQKTLWKLHDGTLLESVLMRYPNRATLCISSQAGCGMACPFCATGQGGLDRNLSTAEIVDQVRAASATMTAEGGRLSNIVFMGMGEPLANYKRVVSAVRQITSPVPEGFGISQRNVTVSTVGLAPAIRKLAEEDLSVTLAVSLHTPDDELRDTLVPTNNRWEVAEVLDAARYYADRSGRRVSIEYALIRDVNDQPWRADMLGKKLHKALGSLVHVNLIPLNPTPGSEWDASPKDRQDEFVRRVIAQGVPCTVRDTRGQEIAAACGQLAAEER; encoded by the coding sequence ATGCCACCGAAGCATTTCGCGGATTATTCGGTGGAAGAACGCATTAGTGCGTTGAACGAATTGGGGCTACCTAAGTTTCGGGCAAATCAGATTGCTCGGCACTATTATGGTCGCCTTGAAGCAGATCCTCGCACGATGACAGATTTGCCTGCGGCTGCACGCGTGAAAGTCCAAGAGAAGCTATTCCCAACCCTGATGACGCCGGTTCGTGCTATCGAAACGGATGCAGGGGAAACTCAAAAGACGCTGTGGAAACTCCATGATGGGACTTTGCTTGAATCGGTTTTAATGCGATACCCCAACCGTGCGACGTTGTGCATTTCTTCTCAAGCAGGTTGCGGTATGGCATGTCCGTTCTGCGCTACCGGACAAGGCGGATTGGATCGTAACCTGTCTACTGCAGAGATCGTGGACCAAGTGCGTGCGGCATCGGCGACGATGACTGCTGAAGGCGGTCGGTTATCCAATATCGTTTTTATGGGTATGGGCGAGCCATTGGCTAACTATAAGCGAGTAGTATCTGCGGTTCGCCAGATTACCTCTCCCGTTCCTGAGGGCTTTGGTATCTCGCAGCGTAATGTGACTGTCTCTACAGTGGGGTTGGCACCAGCGATAAGAAAACTTGCAGAGGAAGATCTCTCAGTCACCCTCGCTGTTTCCCTGCATACCCCAGACGATGAACTACGGGACACGCTGGTTCCTACCAACAATCGTTGGGAAGTTGCAGAGGTATTGGATGCCGCACGATATTATGCTGATCGCTCGGGCCGGCGCGTGTCTATTGAATACGCCCTTATTCGTGATGTCAACGATCAACCATGGCGCGCAGACATGCTCGGAAAAAAGTTGCATAAAGCTTTAGGCTCGCTTGTTCACGTGAATCTCATACCGCTGAATCCCACGCCTGGTTCTGAATGGGACGCCTCGCCGAAGGATCGTCAAGATGAGTTTGTCCGACGCGTCATCGCTCAGGGAGTGCCATGTACTGTTCGAGACACCCGCGGACAAGAGATCGCAGCAGCGTGTGGTCAGTTGGCAGCAGAAGAACGTTGA
- a CDS encoding lipopolysaccharide assembly LapA domain-containing protein, whose protein sequence is MRNKDAFHDSSSPEPGSDMPFPSVASGSSNESDEALRTSTELSVPTQDTIGNSSAPANKQTVKKTFAGGTWVALIIGALLLILLLIFILQNQEKVALHMFVWEFSVPVGVGFLLASITGALIMALVGGVRMFQLRRQITKHQ, encoded by the coding sequence ATGCGTAACAAAGATGCCTTCCATGATTCTTCTTCACCTGAGCCTGGCTCTGATATGCCATTCCCCTCTGTCGCCTCAGGTTCAAGCAATGAATCCGATGAAGCACTCCGTACTTCTACAGAACTAAGCGTTCCAACGCAAGACACCATTGGGAACTCTTCTGCCCCAGCTAACAAACAAACAGTGAAAAAGACATTCGCTGGAGGAACCTGGGTTGCCCTCATCATCGGTGCCCTATTGCTGATCCTTCTGCTTATATTTATTTTGCAGAATCAAGAAAAAGTAGCTCTCCACATGTTTGTATGGGAATTTTCCGTTCCGGTAGGCGTTGGTTTCCTCCTCGCATCCATTACCGGGGCATTGATTATGGCCCTAGTCGGTGGAGTACGAATGTTCCAACTGCGACGTCAGATTACCAAGCATCAGTAG
- a CDS encoding phosphatidate cytidylyltransferase has product MNDAIKGFEHLPKPKNSAGRDLKAAISIGAGLGGVVLLAIFVIPHAWYPLVALAIALATAEVHARLSEAGYLVQRWVLIIGGQVMLWLSWPFGTRGLVAGFVAAVLVTMFSRLFHHGPHMPPKNYLRDTAMAIFVLTWVPLFGSFAAMLSQFQNDVAPGAYFIVTFMLCVVASDVGGYVAGVMFGAHPMAPAVSPKKSWEGFAGSVIFGMTVGVLSVYFLLDYTWWWGLILGFGLVICATLGDLVESQFKRELGIKDMSSMLPGHGGLMDRLDGMLPSAMVTWLVLSFISSV; this is encoded by the coding sequence ATGAATGATGCCATTAAAGGATTTGAGCATCTTCCAAAGCCTAAAAATTCTGCTGGGCGAGATCTCAAAGCTGCCATTAGCATTGGTGCGGGTCTGGGAGGGGTGGTTTTATTAGCCATCTTTGTAATTCCGCATGCTTGGTACCCATTAGTCGCGCTTGCGATAGCTCTTGCTACTGCTGAGGTACACGCAAGGTTGAGCGAAGCAGGTTATTTAGTACAACGGTGGGTTCTTATCATCGGTGGACAGGTCATGCTGTGGCTTAGTTGGCCCTTTGGCACGCGGGGTCTTGTGGCTGGTTTTGTGGCTGCTGTATTGGTGACCATGTTCAGCAGACTTTTCCATCATGGTCCGCATATGCCGCCGAAAAATTATTTACGAGATACTGCAATGGCGATCTTCGTATTGACCTGGGTACCGCTTTTTGGCAGTTTTGCGGCTATGCTTTCGCAGTTCCAAAACGATGTGGCTCCTGGAGCGTATTTCATCGTAACCTTTATGCTGTGCGTGGTCGCTTCCGATGTTGGTGGCTATGTGGCTGGCGTGATGTTTGGAGCCCACCCGATGGCTCCCGCAGTGAGTCCAAAGAAATCATGGGAAGGTTTCGCAGGCTCAGTTATTTTCGGAATGACTGTTGGCGTGCTGAGCGTATATTTCCTCCTGGATTACACCTGGTGGTGGGGCTTGATTCTGGGATTCGGACTGGTTATCTGTGCAACTTTGGGCGATCTTGTAGAGTCACAATTCAAACGAGAATTAGGCATCAAAGATATGTCCTCTATGCTGCCGGGGCACGGAGGTCTTATGGATAGACTCGACGGAATGCTGCCTTCTGCGATGGTTACGTGGTTGGTTTTGAGCTTTATCTCTTCCGTTTAG
- the frr gene encoding ribosome recycling factor has product MIDDILLESEEHMGTTVERTRDDLVNIRTGRANPAMFNGVIADYYGVPTPITQMATISVPEARMLLIKPYEMSMMGEIENAIRNSDLGVNPTNDGQVLRVTVPQLTEERRKEMVKVAKSKGEDGKIAIRNVRRKGMDQLKKIQKDGDAGEDEVQAAEKELDKITAKYVAQVDEVVSKKEAELMEV; this is encoded by the coding sequence ATGATCGACGATATTTTGCTCGAATCTGAAGAGCACATGGGCACGACAGTCGAAAGGACGAGGGACGACCTCGTTAATATCCGTACTGGTCGTGCAAACCCAGCAATGTTCAACGGAGTCATCGCCGATTATTACGGCGTTCCGACACCGATCACGCAGATGGCAACAATTTCTGTGCCTGAAGCTCGTATGCTTTTGATCAAGCCTTATGAGATGTCGATGATGGGTGAAATCGAAAACGCTATTCGGAATTCAGACCTCGGCGTAAATCCCACAAACGATGGACAGGTCCTGCGCGTCACAGTTCCTCAGCTCACTGAGGAACGTCGTAAAGAGATGGTGAAAGTTGCCAAATCTAAGGGCGAAGACGGAAAGATCGCGATCCGTAACGTCCGCCGCAAGGGCATGGATCAGCTGAAAAAGATCCAGAAAGATGGCGATGCTGGTGAAGACGAAGTTCAAGCAGCCGAAAAGGAATTAGACAAGATCACCGCCAAGTACGTGGCTCAGGTTGATGAGGTTGTTTCTAAAAAAGAAGCAGAGTTAATGGAGGTCTAG
- the pyrH gene encoding UMP kinase: MAEGATNSRTGYKRVMLKLGGEMFGGGSVGIDPDVVQNVARQIASVARNGAEIAVVIGGGNFFRGAQLQQRGLDRNRSDYMGMLGTVMNCLALQDFLEQEGIDCRVQTAINMAQVAEPYLPLRAKRHLEKGRVVIFGAGMGMPYFSTDTTAAQRALEIDCEVLLMAKAVDGVYSDDPRTNPEAELFNDITPREVIEKGLKVADATAFSLCMDNDMPILVFNLLTEGNIARAVAGDQIGTLVKS, from the coding sequence ATGGCTGAAGGTGCCACCAACTCGCGGACCGGATACAAACGAGTGATGCTGAAGCTTGGCGGTGAAATGTTTGGCGGTGGTTCCGTTGGTATCGACCCCGATGTTGTACAAAATGTTGCTCGTCAAATCGCTAGTGTTGCTCGGAATGGTGCAGAAATAGCCGTTGTTATTGGTGGCGGAAACTTCTTCCGTGGTGCACAGCTTCAGCAGCGTGGTCTAGATCGTAACCGTTCCGACTACATGGGAATGCTCGGAACTGTCATGAACTGCCTAGCTTTGCAAGATTTCCTTGAACAAGAGGGTATCGACTGCCGTGTACAGACTGCCATCAACATGGCACAGGTAGCGGAGCCATACCTGCCTCTTCGTGCCAAGCGTCATCTAGAAAAAGGGCGTGTGGTTATCTTTGGAGCAGGGATGGGTATGCCGTATTTCTCTACAGATACGACGGCAGCGCAACGCGCTCTGGAGATCGATTGTGAAGTACTTCTCATGGCAAAGGCCGTGGATGGTGTATACAGCGATGATCCCCGCACCAATCCTGAAGCAGAGCTATTCAACGACATCACTCCTCGTGAAGTAATTGAAAAAGGCTTGAAAGTCGCAGATGCGACGGCCTTTAGTCTGTGCATGGACAATGATATGCCGATTTTGGTGTTCAATCTTCTTACAGAAGGCAATATCGCGCGTGCGGTGGCGGGGGACCAAATCGGAACCTTGGTCAAGTCCTGA
- the tsf gene encoding translation elongation factor Ts encodes MANYTAADVKKLREITGSGMLDCKKALEETNGDFDKAVEVLRIKGAKDVGKRAERNATEGLIAVSGNTMVEINSETDFVAKNAEFKEFAQKVADAAAAVKANSAEELAAADVDGKSAADAIQELSAKIGEKLELRRAATLEAENLSVYLHQRSADLPPAVGVMVAYTGEGDAAKQAAHAAAMQVAALKAAYLTREDVPAEVVEKERSIAEQITREEGKPEQAIPKIVEGRLNGFYKDVCLVEQASVADSKKTVKQVMDEAGVTLTGFVRYEVGQH; translated from the coding sequence ATGGCGAACTACACTGCTGCAGACGTAAAGAAGCTCCGCGAGATCACCGGTTCCGGCATGCTTGACTGCAAGAAGGCTTTGGAAGAGACCAATGGCGATTTTGACAAAGCTGTTGAGGTTCTTCGTATTAAGGGTGCTAAGGACGTCGGAAAGCGTGCTGAGCGCAACGCTACCGAGGGCCTGATTGCTGTTTCCGGCAACACCATGGTCGAGATCAACTCTGAGACCGACTTTGTTGCTAAGAACGCTGAGTTCAAGGAGTTTGCTCAGAAGGTTGCAGACGCTGCTGCTGCTGTGAAGGCTAACTCTGCTGAAGAACTTGCTGCTGCTGACGTTGACGGAAAGTCTGCTGCTGACGCTATCCAGGAGCTCTCCGCAAAGATCGGTGAGAAGCTGGAACTTCGTCGCGCAGCGACCTTGGAAGCTGAGAACCTCTCTGTTTACTTGCACCAGCGTTCTGCTGACCTTCCCCCAGCTGTGGGCGTTATGGTTGCATACACCGGTGAAGGCGATGCCGCTAAGCAGGCTGCACATGCCGCTGCTATGCAGGTTGCTGCACTGAAGGCTGCATACCTGACCCGTGAGGACGTGCCTGCTGAGGTTGTGGAGAAGGAACGCTCCATTGCTGAGCAGATCACTCGTGAAGAAGGAAAGCCTGAGCAGGCTATCCCGAAGATCGTTGAGGGCCGTCTCAATGGTTTCTACAAGGATGTCTGCCTTGTAGAGCAGGCTTCTGTTGCAGATAGCAAGAAGACTGTTAAGCAGGTCATGGATGAGGCTGGCGTTACCCTGACCGGTTTCGTTCGTTACGAGGTCGGCCAGCACTAG
- the rpsB gene encoding 30S ribosomal protein S2, whose translation MAVVTMRELLDAGVHFGHQTRRWNPKMRRFIFTDRNGIYIIDLQQTLTFINEAYEFVKETVAHGGTILYVGTKKQAQESVKNEAERVGMPYVNHRWLGGMLTNFQTVSKRLHRMKELQAMDAAENGYDGRTKKEVLMLTRERTKLERVLGGIADMNKIPSAMWVIDTNKEHIAVSEAHKLNIPVVAILDTNCDPDVVNFPVPGNDDAIRSIDVLTRVISSAVIEGKKAREERALAAAKEAAGDANKTEVAAKVEATEEVAAKVEAPAEVAAEAEAK comes from the coding sequence ATGGCAGTTGTAACCATGCGAGAGCTTCTCGACGCTGGTGTCCACTTCGGTCACCAGACCCGCCGTTGGAACCCGAAGATGCGTCGTTTCATCTTCACCGACCGTAACGGCATCTACATCATTGACTTGCAGCAGACCCTGACCTTCATCAACGAGGCTTACGAGTTTGTTAAAGAGACCGTTGCTCACGGCGGCACCATCCTTTATGTTGGTACCAAGAAGCAGGCTCAGGAGTCTGTGAAGAACGAAGCTGAGCGCGTTGGTATGCCTTACGTGAACCACCGCTGGCTCGGCGGTATGCTGACCAACTTCCAGACTGTCTCCAAGCGTCTGCACCGCATGAAAGAACTGCAGGCTATGGATGCTGCAGAGAACGGCTACGATGGCCGTACCAAGAAGGAAGTTCTCATGCTTACCCGTGAGCGCACCAAGCTTGAGCGCGTTCTTGGCGGTATTGCAGACATGAACAAGATTCCTTCTGCAATGTGGGTCATTGACACCAACAAGGAGCACATTGCTGTTTCTGAGGCTCACAAGCTGAACATCCCTGTTGTTGCAATCCTTGACACCAACTGTGATCCGGATGTTGTTAACTTCCCGGTCCCAGGTAACGATGATGCTATCCGCTCCATCGACGTCCTGACCCGTGTTATCTCCAGCGCTGTTATTGAAGGTAAGAAGGCTCGTGAAGAGCGCGCTCTTGCTGCAGCAAAGGAAGCTGCCGGTGACGCAAACAAGACTGAGGTTGCCGCCAAAGTAGAAGCAACTGAAGAAGTTGCAGCAAAGGTTGAGGCACCTGCAGAGGTCGCAGCTGAGGCTGAGGCTAAGTAA
- a CDS encoding M23 family metallopeptidase yields MTFSRLDTRTAAKNKTFLVKLTILFATLTATFSASPVAHSYRDPTSGNRSARKVLKGFKKPEHNWLPGHRGVDLELEIGANVLAAETGIVAFSGTVAGTPTLSIDHPDGIRTTYQPVFTSLRKGDHVQVGDVIGQLAPSSNGDPGLHWGAFTGNYDYLNPLSLLDAPVIRLKPLPN; encoded by the coding sequence ATGACGTTTTCCCGATTAGACACCCGCACTGCAGCAAAAAATAAAACCTTTTTAGTCAAACTGACCATTCTTTTCGCTACCCTTACTGCAACCTTCTCGGCTTCTCCCGTCGCACACAGCTATAGAGACCCGACTTCCGGAAACCGGTCTGCGAGAAAAGTCCTCAAAGGCTTTAAAAAACCCGAACACAACTGGCTTCCCGGCCATCGCGGCGTAGACCTCGAGTTAGAGATAGGAGCAAACGTACTTGCTGCTGAAACTGGAATAGTCGCGTTCTCTGGGACCGTAGCCGGAACCCCCACACTATCTATCGACCACCCCGATGGAATACGAACTACCTACCAGCCGGTGTTCACATCCTTAAGAAAAGGCGACCATGTCCAGGTAGGGGACGTTATCGGACAATTAGCACCCAGCTCCAATGGCGATCCCGGGCTCCACTGGGGCGCTTTTACGGGCAACTATGACTATCTAAATCCCTTATCGCTTCTCGACGCCCCCGTTATCCGACTCAAGCCACTGCCTAACTAA
- a CDS encoding tyrosine recombinase XerC, producing MVQMVALIDDFIEHLELVSGRSPATLKGYRSDLHTFAGRKPELKDFTLDNLRDWLGEAVAEGKSRATLARRVAAARAMSSWLLKQGYIETDVAARLIAPKVGQHLPKVLAAGQAESVVEHPASKSEAEFVRDRAVLELLYATGIRVSELCGIDLEDIDWQRKTVKVLGKGDKQRVVPFGRAAHDALAQWIELGRPAMYKDKSEVALFLGVRGGRLDPRQVRRLVDAAGKEAGIAGLGPHSVRHTAATHMLDGGADLRIVQELLGHSSLSTTQIYTHVSSQRLKEAFKQSHPRA from the coding sequence ATGGTCCAGATGGTGGCTCTGATAGACGATTTTATTGAGCACTTGGAACTCGTATCGGGTAGATCTCCCGCCACACTTAAAGGCTATCGCAGTGACCTTCATACTTTCGCTGGCCGGAAACCTGAGCTGAAGGATTTTACCCTGGACAACTTACGGGACTGGTTGGGGGAGGCAGTGGCGGAAGGGAAATCGCGTGCCACCCTTGCGCGCCGGGTGGCGGCTGCTAGGGCGATGAGTTCGTGGTTGCTCAAGCAAGGATATATTGAGACTGATGTGGCTGCTCGACTGATTGCTCCAAAGGTAGGGCAGCATTTGCCTAAAGTGCTGGCTGCGGGGCAAGCGGAGTCCGTGGTTGAACATCCGGCGTCGAAAAGCGAAGCGGAATTTGTGCGAGATCGAGCGGTTCTTGAGCTGTTGTATGCAACGGGGATTCGGGTATCGGAGTTATGCGGTATCGACCTTGAAGATATTGACTGGCAGCGAAAAACGGTAAAAGTACTGGGTAAAGGAGACAAGCAGCGAGTCGTTCCTTTTGGTCGGGCTGCGCACGACGCACTGGCTCAGTGGATAGAACTTGGACGGCCGGCTATGTATAAGGATAAATCTGAAGTGGCGCTGTTCTTGGGGGTTCGAGGGGGGCGGCTGGATCCGCGCCAAGTTCGGAGGCTTGTCGACGCAGCAGGTAAGGAAGCCGGAATCGCAGGATTGGGGCCCCACTCGGTGCGCCATACCGCTGCCACTCACATGCTTGATGGCGGCGCCGATCTGCGAATTGTTCAAGAATTACTTGGTCATTCGTCGTTGAGCACTACACAAATTTATACACATGTGAGTTCCCAGCGCCTCAAAGAAGCGTTTAAGCAATCGCATCCGAGGGCATGA